The genomic stretch gtaaagctccctcgacactgtcccatcaaacactcccagggcaggtacagggggttagatacagagtaaagctccctcgacactgtcccatcaaacactcccagggcaggtacagcacggggttatatacagagtaaagctccctctacactgtcccatcaaacactcccagggtaggtacagagggttagatacagagtaaagctccctctacattgtcccatcaaacactcccagggcaggtacagggggttagatacagagtaaagctccctcgacactgtcccatcaaacactcccagggcaggtacagggggttagatacagagtaaagctccctctacactgtaccatcaaacactcccagggcaggtgcagggggttagatacagagtaaagctccctctacactgtcccatcaaacactcccagggcaggtacagcacggggttagatacagagtaaagctccctcaacactgtcccatcaaacactcccagggcaggtacagggggttagatacagagtaaagctccctctacactgtcccatcaaacactcccagggcaggtacagggggttagatacagagtaaaggtgccTCACCTTCAGAAAGATTCCAACGTTTTTGACCTTTTTCTTCACAGTTGTGATGATGGAGGCTGGTCCGTCCTGCAGGGGAACGACAGAGTGTTACGACAGAAAACGAGCCCCACCTCTCTCCTTCCCAGGAGCGGCCGCTGCTAGAGCTCAGAGATCCACGGGCTCCAGGATCCCTCTAGTGACGCaccagcgcggcactgtcggaggggcagtactgagggagcgccgcactgtcggaggggcagtactgagggagtgccgcactgtcggaggggcagtactgagggagcgccgcactgtcggaggggcagtactgagggagcgccgcactgtcggaggggcagtactgagggagcgccgcactgtcggaggggcagtagtgagggagcgccgcactgtcggagggcagtactgagggagcgcggcactgtcggagggggcagtactgagggagcgccgcactgtcggaggggcagtactgagggagcgcggcactgtcggaggggcagtactgagggagcgcggcactgtcggaggggcagtactgagggagtgccgcactgtcggaggggcagtactgagggagcgccgcactgtcggaggggcggtactgaggaagtgcgcactgtaggaggggcagtactgagggagcgccgcactgtcggaggggcggtactgaggaagtgcgcactgtaggaggggcagtactgagggagcgccgcactgtcggaggggccttcTTAcaaataagacattaaaccgaggctccgtctgctctctcagatgaacgtaaaagatcccaaggcactatttcaaacaagagcaggggagttctccttggagcagagaaggttgagaggagatttgatcgagatgttcacaatcatgaggggtctggacagagtagacagagagagaaaccgttcccattggtggaagggtcaggaaccagaggacacagatttcaggcgattggcagaagaaccaaaggcgacacggggAAACAACGTttgtcacgcagcgagtggttaggatctggaatgcacggcctgagagggtgggggaggcagactcaatcgaggctttcaaaagggagttggataagtgcctgaaggaaatacATTCGCAGGGCCACGGGGACAGggcgaggggagtgggactggctgaggtgctcctgcagacagccggcacgggctcgatgggccgaatggcatcctaccTTGCTGTAACCGTTCGAGAACCGTACCACTCTCCCACTGTGAGGGGGATCAGCGGGATTGTGTGCGAACACGCGTGTGCGGGGGGGTGGCTCCGTCTCAcagcccagggggaggggaggggagggggaatggcCCCACAGGCCGTGGGAGGGGAGCTGGATGCCCCGGGGcctggtgtttggggggggggggggggggaaagagacaattACCTCGTTAATCTGCACTGTGTCCCCGATAAAGAGAGCGTAGGTTTTCTCCTCGGCTGTCTTGCCTTCCTTGTTGTCCATCGCCGAGAAGCCCAAGTTGATGCTGAACATCATtcctggggccggggggggggggggggggggggagaaacggcAATGTGTGAATCGGCCTCTCTCTCACACCTCAAATAcccacccacaacccccccaccccccacacacacacacacaactcccccccgcaaccacacacacacacacacaactcccccccgcaaccacacacacacaatccccccccacacacacacaactcccccccccaaccacacacacacacacacaactccccccccgcaaccacacacacacaatccccccccacacacacacaatccccccacccccaaccacacacaactcccccccccaaccacacacacacaatccccccccccccacacacacacaactccccccccccaaccacacacacacccccccccaaccacacacacacaactcccccccccaaccacacacacacaaccccctcacccccacacacacacaatccccccccccccacacacacacaatccccccccaaccacacacacacaactcccccccccaaccacacacacacaaccccctcacccccacacacacacacacaactcccccccccaacacacacacacaactcccccccccaaccacacacacacaatccccccacccccaaccacacaCAACTCNNNNNNNNNNNNNNNNNNNNNNNNNNNNNNNNNNNNNNNNNNNNNNNNNNNNNNNNNNNNNNNNNNNNNNNNNNNNNNNNNNNNNNNNNNNNNNNNNNNNNNNNNNNNNNNNNNNNNNNNNNNNNNNNNNNNNNNNNNNNNNNNNNNNNNNNNNNNNNNNNNNNNNNNNNNNNNNNNNNNNNNNNNNNNNNNNNNNNNNNGTGACCCAGGGCAGCGTGGAGAGCTTGCTGCAGAAGTTTGCAGCGCAGGAGCTGATCGAGATCCGGGGCGGCATGTCGGTGGACGGTAAGCCCACGGCGGTGACCTTTGCCGACCACTCCAAGCTGTCGGCCATGATGGTGCTGGTGCCGAGGGAGAGCCGGAAGCCGGCCGAGCCGGCCGCCCCTGGGCACAAGCGGCGGGCCGAGCTGGAGCCCACCAAGGCCCCCCAGCTGGAGAAGAAGGTCGCCGAGCCGGCCAAGAAGTCCAAGAAGGTGGCGTCGGAGCTGGACCTGGAGATCGCCAGCCTGCTCAACCAGCAGTCCACCAAGGAGAAGGAGAGCAAGAAGGTGAGGCCCAGGCTTCATCCCCGGCCTAGGCCCGATCGTCGCCCACCCTCCCACCGGGGCTCGGACTGAGCCTCCtccctgatacacacacacacacacacacacacacacacacagagcaggatgcCTAGGCCCAATCATCATCGTCAACCCCCGGGAGCTAGGGTtgagccgcacacacacacacacacacgtacacacagcaGGAAAGGGCCAGGCTCCACCCCGGCCTAGGCCCGATCGTCACCCGCCCACCCCCCGGCTGGAActgagcccccccccacaccccccacacatacAACCAGCCGAAAGGGCTAGGCTCCATCTCCAGCTTAGGCCCGATCGTCACCCCCGGGACtgaatgggggtgtggggggtcgggggtgaTGGGCTCTCAGTAACCGGTTTTAATAGCCCCAGGTCAGGGGTCGGGGGTGGTGTGCTCTCACTAACTGGTTTTACTGGCCCcaggtcgggggtcaggggtcggtgtGCTTTCACTAACTGGTTTTACTGGTCGGGGGGTGAGGGGTCGTGGGTGGTGTGCTCTCACTAACCGGTTTTACTGGCCCCAggtcgggggtgaggggtcgggggtggTGTGCTCTCACTAACCAGTTTTACTGGCCCcaggtcgggggtcaggggtcggtgtGCTTTCACTAACTAGTTTTACTGGTCGGGGGGTGAGGGGTCGTGGGTGGCGTGCTCTCACTAACCGGTTTTACTGGCCCCAGGTCGGGGGTGAGAGGTCGGGGGTGGCGTGCTCTCACTAACCGGTTTTACTGgtcaggggtcgggggtgagaggttgtgggtggcgtgCTCTCACTAACCGGTTTTACTGgcccggggtcgggggtgagaggtcGTGGGTGGCGTGCTCTCACTAACCGGTTTTACTGGCCCCGGGTCGGGGGTGAGAGGTCGGGTGGCGTGCTCTCACTAACCGGTTTTACTGgcccggggtcgggggtgagaggtcGTGGGTGGCGTGCTCTCACTAACCGGTTTTACTGGCCCCtggtcgggggtcaggggtcgggggtgagaggtcGGGGTGGCGTGCTCTCACTAACTGGTTTTACTGGCCCGGGGTCGGGGGTGGCGTGCTCTCACTAACCGGTTTTCTCTGACCCTCCCAGATGAGTCAGGAGATCCTGGAACTGTTGAACACGACGACGGCCAAGGAGCAGTCGATTGTGGAGAAGTTCCGCTCCCGGGGAAGGGCCCAGGTGCAGGAGTTCTGTGACCACGGCACCAAGCAGGACTGTATGAAAGCTCACGACCTGGACCGACCCTGCAAGAAGTTACACTTCAGGTGGGCGATGGGTTGGGGGGcgggagcaggggggaggggagtgtgtctggcCGCTCACCCTCAGTCCCGGGGGTGTGGGTTgcgagagaaagacagacttgcatttatatagcacctatctccaccaccggacgtccaaaagtacttttggagtgtgctcactgttctattgtgggaaatgcggcagccaatttgcgcacagcaagctcccacacacagcaatgtgataatgacccagatcatctgtttttgttatactgactaagggataaatattggccccaggactcccctgctcttcttcaaaatagtgcactgggattttttacatccgcctgagagagcagacggggcctcggtttaacgtctcatccgaaagacggcccctccgacagtgcggcactccctcagttactgcccctccgacagtgcggcgctccctcagtactgcccctccgacagtgcggcactccctcagttactgcccctccgacagtgcggcgctccctcagtactgcccctccgacagtgcggcgctccctcagtaccgcccctctgacagtgcggggctccctcagtactgcccctccgacagcacagtgcggggctccctcagtaccgcccctctgacagtgcggggctccctcagtactgcctggcGGGGGGCCAGTAGTGTGCGGTGGAGGTGTTGGGTCTGTGAGCCAGTCACTggatgctcctctctctgcagacgAATTATCAACAAACACACAGACGACACCCTGGGTGACTGTTCCTTCCTCAACACCTGCTTTCACATGGACACCTGCAAATACGTTCACTACGAGATCGACAGCTCGCTGGATGACACCCAGTGCCCCCCCGTGGCCGAGAAGCCCACCACCGACACCGCCCTCAACAAGAACGTCGGCGGGGACCCCAGCCTAGGCAAACTATTCCCCCCACAGGTTAGTGTGAGCGACCCCAGGGCAGCTCAGTGCTGGCCTCTGTACCCCCCCACATCCTCCCAAAATCAGACCCTGCTCCAGGAGCCCACAGGCACCACAACCCGCCCCTCCGCGTTTCAGCCCCAGGCAGGGCGTTGTCGGCGGAATATTCGACTGTGGAGGCGGCACCACAGCCCCGATCCTCTCCGCCCCACAAAACCCGGGTCGCTGGAGAGTGATCAGGCGCGGGCTTGGgcttgtgagtgtgcgtgtgacagtgtgtgggggcgcgagagagagagagagagagggggggcgcgagagagagagaggggcgcgagagagagggggcgcgcccgagagagagagagagagagagagagagagtgagggggcgcgagagagagagggggcgcgagagagagagggggggcgcgccagagagcgagcgagagagagagagagagagagagggggcgtgccagagaacgcgagagagagagagagagagggggcgcgagagagagagagagggggcgcgagagagagagagagggggcgcgagagagagagagagggggcgcgagagagagagagagagagagagggtgtgagtgtgtgtgagagagagggagagagtgtgtgtgtgagagagggagagagagggtgtgagtgtgtgtgagagagagggagagagagagggggcgcgggagagagagtgtgagagtgcacGGATGTATGCAGACGGATTGTAACCCCGATTCTCTGCTCTGTTtcacctcctcgccccccccccagtggATCTGCTGTGATATCCGTTTCCTGGACGTCAGTATCCTGGGGAAGTTTGCCGTGGTGATGGCTGATCCCCCCTGGGATATCCACATGGAGCTTCCGTACGGGACTCTGACCGACGATGAGATGAGGCACCTCAACATCCCCGTGTTACAGGACGATGGCATCTTGTTCCTGTGGGTCACGGGCCGGTGAgtgcgctcgttctctctctccgtcgcccgcccgctcgttctctctctccgtcgcccgcccgctcgttctctctctccgtcgcccgcccgctcggtctctctctccgtcgcccgcccgctcgttctctctctctccgtcgcccgcccgctcgttctctctctccgtcgcccgcccgctcgttctctctctccgtcgcccgcccgctcgttctctctctctccgtcgcccgcccgctcgttttctctctctccgtcgcccgcccgcacgttctctctctccgtcgcccgcccgctcattctctctctccgtcgcccgcccgctcgttctctctctccgtcgcccgcccgctcgttctctctctccgtcgcccgcccgctcggtctctctctccgtcgcccgcccgctcgttctctctctccgtcgcccgcccgctcgttctctctctccgtcgcccgctcgctcgttttctctctctccgtcgcccgcccgctcgttctctctctccgtcgcccgcccgctcgttctctctctccgtcgcccgcccgctcgttttctctctctccgtcgcccGCCCGCTCGTTCTCTCTCCGTCGCCcgcccgctcgttctctctctccgtcgcccgcccgctcgttttctctctctccgtcgcccgcccgctcgttttctctctctccgtcgcccgcccgctcgttctctctctccgtcgcccgcccgctcgttttctctctctccgtcgcccgcccgctcgttttctctctctccgtcgcccgcccgctcgttttctctctctccgtcgcccgcccgctcgttttctctctctccgtcgcccgcccgctcgttctctctctccgtcgcccgcccgctcgttttctctctctccgtcgcccgcccgctcgttctctctctccgtcgcccgcccgctcgttctctctctccgtcgcccGCCCGCTCGTTCGTCCTCTCGTTCCCTCCAtcgctcactcactcgttctctttcgatgaggactgggagaaatttagaattcagcagaggaggacaaagggtttaattcggaggggaaaatagagtacgagaggaagcttgctgggaacataaaaactgactgcaaaagcttctatagatatgtgaagagaaaaagattagtgaaaacaaacgtaggtcccttgcagtcagattcaggtgaatttataacggggaacaaagaaatggcggaccagttaaacaaatactttagttctgtcttcacgaaggaagacacaaataaccttccggaagtacgaggggaccgagggtctagtgagaaggaggaactgaaggaaatccttatttgtgggaaattgtgttggggaaattgatgggattgaaggccgataaatccccggggcctgatagtctgcatcccagagtatttaaggaagtggccctagaaatagtggatgcattggtgatcattttccaacagtctatcgactctggatcagtttctatggactggagggtagctaatgtaacaccactttttaaaaaaggagggagagagaaaacaggtaattatagaccggttagtctgatatcagtagtggggaaaatgttggaatcaattattaaagatgtaatagcagcgcatttggaaagcagtgacaggatcggtccaagtcagcatggatttatgaaagggaaatcatgcttgacaaatcttctggaattttttgaggatgtaactagtagagtggacaagggagaaccagtggatgtggtgtatttggactttcaaaaggcttttgacaagttcccacacaagagattggtgtgcaaaatgaaagcacatggtattgggggtaatgtactgacgtggatagagaactggttggcaggcaggaagcagagagtcgggataaacgggtccttttcagaatggcaggcagtgactagtggggtgccgcagggctcagtgctgggaccccagctatttacaatatacattaatgatttagacgaaggaattgagtgtaatatctccaagtttgcagatgacactaagctgggtggcagtgtgagctgtgaggaggatgctaagaggctgcagggtgacttggacaggttaggtgagtgggcaaatgcatggcagatgcagtataatgtggataaatgtgaggttatccactttgggggcaacaacacgaaggcagaatattatctgaatgtgacagattaggaaaaggggaggtgcaacgagacctgggtgtcatggtacatcagtcattgaaagttggcatgcaggtacagcaggtggtgaagaaggcaaatggtatgttggccttcatagcgaggagatttgagtataggagcagggaggtcttactgcagttgtacagggccttggtgaggcctcacctggaatattgtgttcagttttggtctcctaatctgaggaaggacgttcttgctattgagggagtgcagcgaaggttcaccagactgattcccgggatggcaggactgacatatgaagaaagactggatcgactgggcctgtattcactggagtttagaaggatgagaggggatctcatagaaacatataaaattctgacgggactggacaggttagatgcaggaagaatgttcccgatgttggggaagtccagaaccaggggtcacagtctaaggataaggggtaagccatttaggaccgagatgaggagaaacatcttcactcagagaattgtgaacctgtggaattctctaccacagagagttgttggggccagttcgttagatatattcaaaagggagttagatgtggcccttacggctaaagggatcaaggggtatggcgagaaagcaggaaaggaatactgagggaatgatcagccatgatcttattgaatggtggtgcaggctcgaagggccgaatggcctactcctgcacctattttctatgtttcactcgccccttccccctctctctccctcgccccttccccctctctctcgctcgccccttccccctctctgtcgctcgccccttccccctctctgtcgctccccccttccccctctctgtcgctcgccccttccccctctctgtcgctcgccccttccccctctctgtcgctcgccccttccccctctctgtcgctccccccttccccctctctgtcgctccccccttccccctccctgtcgctcgccccttccccctctctgtcgctcgccccttccccctctctgtcgctcgccccttccccctccctgtcgctcgccccttccccctctctgtcgctcgccccttccccctctctgtcgctcgccccttccccctctctgtcgctcgccccttccccctctctgtcgctcgccccttccccctccctgtcgctcgccccttccccctctcgctccctcgccccttccccctcccgctccctcgccccttccccctccctgtcgctcgccccttccccctctcgctcccccgccccttccccctccctgtcgctcgccccttccccctctcactccctcgccccttccccctccctgtcgctcgccccttccccctccctgtcgctcgccccttccccctccctgtcgctcgccccttccccctctcactccctcgccccttccccctccctgtcgctcgccccttccccctccctgtcgctcgccccttccccctctcactccctcgccccttccccctccctgtcgctcgccccttccccctctcactccctcgccccttccccctctctgtcgctcgccccttccccctccctgtcgctcgccccttccccctctcactccctcgccccttccccctccctgtcgctcgccccttccccctctcactccctcgccccttccccctctctgtcgctcgccccttccccctctctgtcgctcgccccttccccctctctgtcgctcgccccttccccctctcgctccctcgccccttccccctccctgtcgctcgccccttccccctccctgtcgctcgccccttccccctccctgtcgctcgccccttccccctctctgtcgctcgccccttccccctccctgtcgctcgccccttccccctccctgtcgctcgccccttccccctccctgtcgctcgccccttccccctccctgtcgctcgccccttccccctccctgtcgctcgccccttccccctctcactccctcgccccttccccctccctgtcgctcgccccttccccctctcgctccctcgccccttccccctctctgtcgctcgccccttccccctctctgtcgctcgccccttccccctctcgctccctcgccccttccccctccctgtcgctcgccccttccccctccctgtcgctcgccccttccccctccctgtcgctcgccccttccccctcgcactccctcgccccttccccctctctgtcgctcgccccttccccctctctgtcgctcgccccttccccctctcactccctcgccccttcaccctctctctcgctcgccccttccccctctctgtcgctccccccttccccctccctgtcgctcgccccttccccctctcgctccctcgccccttccccctctcactccctcgccccttccccctctctgtcgctcgccccttccccctctcgctcccccgccctccccccttccccctccctgtcgctcgccccttccccctctcgctccctcgccccttccccctctctgtcgctcgccccttccccctccctgtcgctcgccccttcccccctcactccctcgccccttccccctctcgctccctcgccccttccccctctctgtcgctcgccccttccccctctcgctcccccgccctcgccccttccccctctctgtcgctcgccccttccccctctcgctcccccgccctcgccccttccccctctctgtcgctcgccccttccccctctctgtcgctcgccccttccccctctcgctcccccccccctcgcgctcttcgtCTCTCTCTATTGCTGACACggtcttgttttctctctctccaggGCCATGGAGCTGGGTCGGGAATGTCTGAATCTCTGGGGGTGAGTAACCGAACGTGATCCCGAGGGATTTTCCGATCGGATTCACGTCCCACTGTTGCCGTCGCTAaattctctcctccttccccccccccccccctcccccactccgttCCCCCCTCCAATCAGCTACGAGCGAGTGGACGAGATCATCTGGGTGAAGACCAATCAGCTGCAGCGTATCATCCGGACCGGACGCACGGGTCACTGGCTCAACCACGGCAAGGAGCACTGCCTGgtacgtccctctctctccccgtccctccgtccctctctcccccatccctcggaccctctctctccctccctcggaccctctctccccgtccctcggaccctctctctccccgtccctccgtccctctctcccccatccctcggaccctctctctctctccctcggaccctctctccccgtccctcggaccctctctccccgtccctcggaccctctctctccccgtccctcggtccccctccctcggtcccctctctccccctccctcggtccctctctccccgtccctctctccccgtccctctctccccgtccctctctccccgtcccactctccccgtcccactctccccgtcccactctccccgtcccactctccccgtccctctctccccgtccctctctccccgtccctctctccccgtccctctctccccgtccctctctccccgtccctctctccccgtccctctctccccgtccctctctccccgtccctctctctccccgtccctctctctccccgtccctctctctccccgtccctcggtccctctcttccccgtcctctctccccctccctcggtccctctctctccccgtccctctctccccgtccctctctccccgtccctctctccccgtccctctctccccgtccctctctccccgtccctctctccccgtccctctctccccgtccctctctcccgtccctctctccccgtccctctctccccgtccctctctccccgtccctctctccccgtccctctctccccgtccctctctccccgtccctctctccccgtccctctctccccgtccctctctccccgtccctctctccccgtccctctctccccgtccctctctccccgtccctctctccccgtccctctctccccgtccctctctccccgtccctctctccccgtccctctctccccgtccctctctccccgtccctctctccccgtccctctctctccccgtccctcggtccctctctctccccgtccctcggtccctctctctccccgtccctcggtccctctctctccccgtccctatctccccctccctcggtccccctctccccgtccctctctccccgtccctctctccccgtccctctctccccgtccctctctctccccgtccctctctctccccgtccctcggtccctctctctccccgtccctctctccccctccctcggtccctctctctccccgtccctctctctcccgtccctccgtccctctctccccctccctctccctcggtccctctctccccgtccctcggtccctctttccccctccctcggtccctctttccccctccctcggtccctctttccccctccctcggtccctctttccccctccctcggtccctctctccccgtccctcggtccctctctccccgtccctcggtccctctctccccgtccctcggtccctctctccccgtccctcggtccctctctccccgtccctcggtccctctctccccgtccctcggaccctctctccccgtccctcggaccctctctccccgtccctcggtccctctctccccgtccctcggaccccctctctccccgtccctccgtccctctctccccctctccccctccccgtccctctctccccctccctccgtccctctctctccccgtccctcggaccctctctccccgtccctcggtccctctctccccgtccctctctctccgtccctctctctccccgtccctcggacccgctctccccgtccctcgctccccgccc from Pristiophorus japonicus isolate sPriJap1 chromosome 23, sPriJap1.hap1, whole genome shotgun sequence encodes the following:
- the mettl3 gene encoding N(6)-adenosine-methyltransferase subunit METTL3, with the protein product MSVDGKPTAVTFADHSKLSAMMVLVPRESRKPAEPAAPGHKRRAELEPTKAPQLEKKVAEPAKKSKKVASELDLEIASLLNQQSTKEKESKKMSQEILELLNTTTAKEQSIVEKFRSRGRAQVQEFCDHGTKQDCMKAHDLDRPCKKLHFRRIINKHTDDTLGDCSFLNTCFHMDTCKYVHYEIDSSLDDTQCPPVAEKPTTDTALNKNVGGDPSLGKLFPPQWICCDIRFLDVSILGKFAVVMADPPWDIHMELPYGTLTDDEMRHLNIPVLQDDGILFLWVTGRAMELGRECLNLWGYERVDEIIWVKTNQLQRIIRTGRTGHWLNHGKEHCLVGVKGNPQGFNRGLDCDVIVAEVRSTSHKPDEIYGMIERLSPGTRKIELFGRPHNVQPNWITLGNQLDGIHLLDPDVVARFKKRYPDGVITKLNNM